Within Topomyia yanbarensis strain Yona2022 chromosome 2, ASM3024719v1, whole genome shotgun sequence, the genomic segment atttccggcttttgctggccgttctctttcaaataacacccatattgatggtggttttcactattttgtggtaaccggaagccgccatcttggttttcaaaatggcgtcaaatgtccatccgtacggaaccggtgccggaatggccttgagggagctgtagaaccgtatgattggaagtacttcgcatttcgtataaagctatgaacccaaatcgctggaatgatagaaaaatatatacattttcttaggttctcccggaacagttctccggtggccaagattggtccaattcatgtctgttgtgaaggatcaatgggaaatagtcatatgtagcacatttcaaaatacaattacttaaatttatgggatgtttcttcaaaactcgtccgtcaccccactgggatgccggatataccccaagggaattcggattaattccggaactggtccacggatttgaacactactcggtatatagaaactggactaaatttcagatcttttaaagccggttccatccaattcggtcaaaaattgacgaaatgagagcaaaatttatacaaaattttcagaaaaaatttagcttggtactgtaaaggttaacAGCAGTCGGGGTTAGAACAtgcctcagtttcgcttcaagcaaaaatgaTATATTTGTCAACAAATCGAGAACATTCTTCCTACCGATGTACAAAATTCAACCGGGACCCGCAAATAGCACAAATATCCTACGTTACGGTGTTCATAAACAAATTTGAACATCCAGCTCGGCAACAAAAACAACCTGAAAGTAAAATCGGAAGAAATCCTAGCTATCCCGGCATAGAATCAATTCCGCAccggttggaaaacaaatctgtCCGCTATCTCATATGCGCCTTTGGTCAAGCCGTTCAAGCATGGGTAGAAGCAAAAGTTATTGACGATATTATTTTTCctttctgagtggacgacatgCTGTCCCACACCAGAAGAAGAATCATTTTACCTGCTTTGGTTGCCTCACACGTTCTCTCTCTCTGTTCGAGCCGGTCGGTGGAGAAGCAGAAAAAAGTCGGAGAGTCTGTTCGAAGAATATCGTTTGCAACGATTCTTTTTTGCGTCGGACGCCCGACATGCTACCAATACCATTACATCAACAACCCGAGCGAATCCGAAGATGAAAAAGTCGGGTCGGATCGGATCGGATCGGTCTAGTGCGGATAGACCTTAAGGCTGTTGCTGCAGATAAAATCTCGCAGCGCTGATCTCACAAAAGCTAGCTTGATACCGAAGAACATTGTTCCATCTTTCATTTGACATGAGCCACGTAAGGGGAACTTTTCGCAATGCATGCTAGAAGGATTCACCATTCGTATGCCCAAATGGTGATTGCACAACAGATCGCAAGATATCGAATTGCTAGATTATACCGCTAGTGTATGAGATGGGCTGAGAAGGTTCGAATCCTTTCTTAGAATTCTTGACCCAAAACACAAGACATAATTAccagcaaaccgtccttatttggATGAATACATAATGTAAAGAAAATTGAATTAGATATCCTTCTACTTCAATTACATTTGCGTTGTTTGTGATCAGTTGTATGTTTTACCAATTAACATTTGAAAATTATATCAATATTGGATATGTTTTATTAACTTTGGAGTAATAATTGTTTCAGACTTTCTTGTTGCCCAAAAGCGAATAAGGTCTAGGTTTGGATGTACATTGATTTGGAACTATTCAAAGTCGCAATTGTTCGCAAACATCGAAAATTACCAAGATACACTATCAACATTTAATAttaacagaaaaataaaaaaaacactaatCTAGCACAACTGGTCTCCCTTTCAAGACTGTTGAATCCATCATCCGACGAATTTTAATGGGGATGTGCCTGAAATTAATAAGCAAAGAAATGTCATCGATATTCTATTTCTCTCAAAGGGTATATCCAAATTACGTTCCATAATGGCGGTCAGTTACAACTTGTTCGTAATTGTCAACCTGTCCCTATTCTGGCAATAGTTGTTTACGACAGCATGACAGCAACGCCCCTTTGGCGTTTGTTGAACAGACGTCCAAAGCATTGTACTAATGTAAGACGACTTCCTCTGGCTGGAGTAATTGGCTATTGTCAAAATAAGGGCTCCTAACATGTTAAGAGCAGGAAGATATTGATCGCCATCAAGGAAGGTAAAAAGCTGAATAGAAGCAATAATAGAAAGAGCAGCCCTTTGGGGCTGAGAGCCCCAATTGACAGCTACAAAAATTTATCAACAGTCCAACTTACTCGTAAAAACTCAACTGCCAGGCCTTGACCCTCTCCGGCACGACCACCTTCCGTTTGTTGGTTTTGATAGCATTCACAACTGCGCGGGCAGTCTCCTCGGTGGAAAACTTTGGCATCGATGCGACTCCACTGCAAGTTAGAATCGATTACATCAGACGTTCAAAGAAACAAACCACCTTACTCTTCCTTACGGCATTCGACCCATTCGTTCCATCAATTGCTTTCGGGTGTTGATGATGAAAGGAAACACCGTGGTTGTCTTGATCAAATCTGATTGGCCCTTCAGGTACAACTCTTCGTCCAACGCTTCCATATAGCCCCGCACGGCATACTTAGACGTAACGTAGGTTTTCATCCATCCGACCGGGGTGTAAGCGGAAGCGGAAGCAATTGCCACAATATGACCTTTGCGGCGTCGAATCATGCTCGGTAGGAATTGCTCCACAGTCCAAAATCCGGCTAGGACGTTAACATCCATCATTCGTTTGATCCCGGAAGGATGATTCTCCTCCGTCGATAGAAAAGGTAGAATACCTGCATTGTTCACCAGAATATCGACCGGACCAATATCCTGCTCAACTGATCGGATAAGGTGACGGACCTGTTCGTACTCGGCGACATCAAACTATCAATTGTAAAGAAATCCATCGTCATTACTTAAATTCGACCTTTGATCAGACAATCGAAAAAAACACCGCAGTCGCGGACCACCATCAATCACTTGTTAATGCGCACACTTATGGCACTGATAAAGACTGACAGTATGTCCTCACCTTATACGAAACCGTCGTCACGTTGTACCGTCTCAGCTCGAGGGCAGTCTTCTCCCCGTTGGTTAAATCCAGATCAACGATGACGACGTTGCATCCTTCCTTGGCCAGTTCCGTAGCGATGGCCTTCCCGATGCCGTTGGCTCCTCCGGTCACCAAAGCAGTCTGGCCACTGATGTTCTTCGGAGGAGGCGGTGAAAATGTTTCCACGATCACTTCGATCCAAAGTGGGATGCTGCGGAGGAAAACTATCGACAAATCGAATAGTGCCTGCAGTACAATCAGGACCCGTTCCGCTAAACGGGGTGGACTAAGTGGATCCGCCGGGATGTACGGACGCGATTGGGCATCCAGCGAGCTGCTCATGCTGGTAGGCATGTGGACTTTGTGTGTTGTTTTGCGCTGCGACAGGGAACTGACTACTGGATTGATTGCAATTCGACAGGCGAATGGAAATAGACTCAAGCGACGGGTCCCAGATTAGATGGGTGTTATCTTATCGGTATGGACCGGGTTGAAGCGCAATCGATGCAAGGCACTTGAATTGgtcaaaataatgtattttcggGGCTGTGTGAGGAGCACGGTACTGATGGGTGGTGCGGCGTGGGATGCTGGTGTAGGTCACCGGAATTTGTCCATTCTGTTTGTGCATGGAGTAAAACAAACTACTTTTTGGATGACTGTTCCGATTGGAATTCAAGGTTATTGGAAGGGtccatatttcatttcattcgtgtGCTTGATACGTTTCGGTGCATGAGAATGTTGTTCCTATATTTATCTCAAACaatcaataagttacatttctAATCCACATATTGGTGTATGTGTGTTCATATTCAATGAATGTATTGTAATTACACCTGGTACATCTACTTTGCAAGTTTTCCATTACTTTTGCATTAAACGACGaataatatttaaatatatCTTGGTTgccaagcacagaagctctgaGTCGCTGACGAGTATAGGAAAAGAATAGATGTACCAATTTAcgcataagtttttttttattattcatttcgtttatttgataggcacaaatgcgttagcttggcggtgccgaattcttttgtttttacattttgaatatcttaaaactaggaggttacaatgttgaaatattttgtttataaacgagaaaaaaattacagctatcttaagactagaaaaaaaaattctatatataagagagggggcaaaagatttttttttatgaaaaattttaaaacaaggaattcaatagtaatagttttttaggaaatatttacagttatcttaaaactaacaatatagtttggtacacaaaagggggaacaaatatttatgaaaaatttcaaagatgttttaaaactagggatacaattctatttacaagatgggggacaatatttttaacaaagagtagaaattataactatcttaaaactaggaatacggaatacaaatttgatttttttttatcggatacttatgcttggtcatttccaaaatcggtgtagaagtagttgtatcaaggacaggggagagaaggcgtagatggtgaccggtagagaagagcaaaacttgcaactttcgggcaaacgggagattagcgaaacaaatttgcgcctcagtctagtaggtcggattggcggatggtattcttcggacccgcggggaatccttcaaagggaatccttcggacctcgagtcgctctcacttcagattccgtagtgataagggcgacggcggttacatagtggcagtctggagttgatcggttccacacggcaagaggaaacttctaaaaacgagaaataaaaagagaggggctaaattgggatatttatcttttttatgaaagtataaataagggacatataggggaaatcacgatttgccagcatatctcggactgggacattgggtggtctacctcgggcccgaagggaatcctttaactgagacctggcgtccaaatacccggcgcatacccagacaacgtgctcgatgtcgtgatagccctcgtcacaagcgcacagactactctccgcaagcccaatacaccgcaaatgtgcatctaaggtgtagtggttggacataagtcgggacattacacgaataaaatcctgacccacatccatccccctgaaccaaggcttcgttgatacctttgggataatcgaatgtagtcatcgtccaagttcaccattgctccacgaggtttgccaactgttgagtgtcctctgacgacaaatactaaaaaattcgttgaagcagattggtctttcgtatatgtcaccatttaatgcgcccacctttgctaatgagtcggccttttcattgcccgggatagaacaatgagaggggacccaaacaaagctaatctgataagatttttcagataacgtgcacaaggactcctgtatcttcaccagaaaatacgggcattgctttttaagtttcaccgcacgaagagcctcgatagagctgaagctgtccgaaatgatgaagtagtgatatGTGGGCAGATcacgacgtaaactgaagcaggatcattgagcttgaatgaagcggtgatagtattgttgaagataccgaagccagtggacccatcgagatttgatccgtcagtgtagaacattttgtcacagtcgacttctcggaatttattataacatatattggggatcacttgcgggcgtatatggtccgggattccacgaatcacttccttcatggatgtgtcgaagaatacagtagaatcagaagtatctaggaaacgaacacagttgggagtatacgaagaaggattactgctctgtgccatgtagtcgaagtacaaggacataaatcggatttgagaattaagctcgacgagccttaTTTACGCATAAGTTGTTCAACATCTAACTTAGAGAAATTGGATTGGAATGTTTCATGTTCCTAGCTAACCGAGCATTCGATATCAGCCATTCGATATCAGCCATCACAtattgtgtgaactgtttggatttaataTCTAGCtgacgccaatttggtgttagtttggatatatcgtctaactggcagcaagttggtgtcagtttcTGACGAGTGGAATCATTCAAATCCAATTTCTTTAAGTTAATTATTGTGCACTTATGCGCAAATTAACATCcattttttgtcgtgactaacgacttacctgtcaatataggggccccttttcaaaatttcggaagaaaaattatgtaagattttgaacgcttatatcttttgttgtactaaatggatttaatcaatttcttcggcattttgtcgaaaatatttgtaccaacgttgtattaaattttggaatatgtaggacattcattatcaacggaaaaatagtgttttgaaaaatctttcgaaaacgattcggaaaagtgaaaattttcagcccatcccgcacagagccgtcaatacggtgcaccaaccgaacaataaaataatgaaaagtttatatataggtccactacatgtttgttcctatgattattcgtattgggttgcttgacgagagcagttggtggggaaagccggcatattagttttggttatgccattagaagccggacggaaaggaaaggctcatgtacgccacgagaacgagcgagaaagcgatagtagtgcatattagcgaaagcgttacgtacattttgaaccttaataacttttcttctactatttgaacggattgccaatcttgtttcataaatcggaaggaaaacgttcaacgcttgctaccgatacgttgtttgctataaaaaatttggttaaatagatcaaaaactactttaaatgagaatcaacattaatcatataacctataaataggggtgtcgcagcttttctcaaagccagacgtgtgtaagtgcataacagacgtgcgtggtcgtgagaagctacatcggacgaccaatcaaatcggctaccaccggagagaagaagaaaaacgttggtgaaggtggtggcggtgagaaggcaaaaagccaaaggctaagaaacgcagtcactgaaaaggcggtagcaactgccactaaaaatgccaccaaaacatcgaaggctgcagcgaacaagccgaagaccccaaaaccaaagaaagccgccaaacctgccaagaaagctgcccgaagaagataagtaaattcacgcgtctctaatgttgccaacagtccttttcaggactaacaaaatacttgtaaagaattagtGGTGCCTATTTTCCGTTGGCGCTGTTAATTGTAGATGGTTTTGTGTCATAGTTATATGTAAACcgtccttaggatgaatatataatggaaaaagaattttattaggaagttccttttattaatttgtataattaaaaataattatataagaaaatatttttcgaattcatctacaaacccgaagatttttgcaattccttccaagaaaatcagtgaatgcaactctaccactaagcgaaagctacaccacaacgaatgatgaaaatattttcatttatcgtacAAAAGGAgggccttccatctgcaacgaaaaattaataaataggaacgccttgatgcaaagcgtactcattcggtgtgagctgtgaaaggggaatgttcataTGTATGGACGCAGTAGAAacaaatcgtcggcaaggtttgagtcgtttcaaaagattctcgtcttgcatcaccatagttatctacaaaccgtccttattaggacgactgcaaaatggaaaaagaatttaattagaaagtttcttttattaactagtattaagtttgcgcttgttaattctgtacttttaccagtgaatcataagaaaatgttttgaagtagaatactttcaacgtttcaatataggggtcccgtttcaaaattttctgccggaaatttacccgattttttgaacgtgaatatctgccgttgtactgaaaggggaaaagatgggttggtaatgtatatgacataacaggggtgtcgtgaccacacttcgaagttatttcaaatcttgcaaagcataaattgacataatttcaatgattgttcctatatgaatgaaatgacaaattttcaggttaacacggcaataactttgcaattttatatttttagtcatcatataataactgtcatctcttccaaacaacttaactctctgcagccaaccccgtggtttttcagggttaaggagaatcattgtaaaatgtctaatacacgattttatgttgttacctccactaaaaccacttcaaaacACTCCCACCTTTCATATaagtacattgtctgcttgttgaaatcattatatgaaatttttgacctgtattcaatgcggagaactcgttaaaaaattgttttactgaatagattaacgaacgggatccccaggaaaatttctcTGAGCCCGGTGAAGTCCAActtaatgtgtaaaatttagccatttaaAAGAGATACAAGCTGCATTTTAAGAATAgaatcatcgcggttatgtcccggacattacccgcccctagttttttgctaagcgtgattcatttctgtacgctaggaaaaaaaattccgatgattgtttcgagagattttaacattgatatttcataGCAAGAAAAtatcaacgagcttagaatccaccgcatcccctatcaacgcagacgccaacaacaaaggttcttttcagaaccaccataagtattataaagaataacttgaaactttCCCACATATtccattgagtatcattcgatttgaattacaagtcaaacgagtagtcacgacactccggttatgtcctagacattacccacccatctttgtCAGTTAGGAAAAAAGGGTGCACGAAACGTCATGTCATACAGATGAAGTTGTCAAACAGAAGGTACAATTCAGAAAATCACCCCTAGACGATGATAGTTCGCAAAGGGAAAATAGTGGTTCTATGCATTGAGTTATTCTCAATAccatgtctgttatctgtggtatttCGTATCTGGGTGGGAATAAAGTCATTAGTTTGTCATTTAATAGCTGAGCAAGGATTCGCAGTGTCAAACCGTgcctgtttatttatttatttctattaCTGGACATGTTTTACCCAGAGACGGTGCTTATATAGTGTAACCCGAGACAGTTGGAGCCGGAGCCTAAATCAATATTTAGCGGATGGCTTCAGCGCCACTCCCGAAGGAGACCATTCgccttgttcggtttgcccagcTATTGAGACCCCTCCTACGGGCGGGTACCATTTGTTTCTGAGTTCTGGCTCCAGAATGGTCCAACTGGACTCAGGTACCTTGATTACCAGTCTGAAAACATTCGCTAGAAATCAACAACAGTATGCAAAGAAGGCCTCAGACCGGTATAATTGAATAGCTCTAACGCTTTTTATCATCACGGGCAAAGATCTACTCAAACACAAGGTCCCCAATCGTGGCCGATTTAGGAAAGGTGGAGCCGAAGGAAAAAGGAGTCAACTCTGCTCGCTAAAAACGGAAACGACCGAAAATCGTGAAACTGCCTACAccagaaaataccaaaaaatagtttactgcaaaaaaactgtttaattcacttcaactcataattcgcttacaaaaaaaatatttatttcacatttcgggTCTCGAACCCAGGCCTTTCAACTTGCTAGCTAATTTCCTCGCAGCGCGCTAACCAACATGGTCACTGCCTATCCTGTGTCTCTCCCTTCCCAAagcatatcaaaaatctaactacctaacgtggtgttcatccgaaaatgagtggctcaacttacggtgcgtgcatatacagtcggcgtgtttgcgtgtaatacagcgatttcatcgctgacctaggattttcccggggtgggaaaaataaaaccgccgaacaaaaaaattgataatcgggtttcgaacccgggctttttgagcttgtcacgaaaacgctgtcacttagctcactgaaccggcatttgcgggtttaaacaaaattgatcaTGCGCATGTCAAAAAAAGGAAATGAGTACTCACACTACCATGGTTTTACGTGGGTCGCTTGAAGATCCAGTCCGCTGAAGATGCTGATCCGGTTGCCACAAACGATTTGCGCGGTCGTTTGCTGGCAGTGTCTGACCTGATGGAGGTCACTGCATTACATGTTTCCCACGTGGGTTGATCGATAGTCGGTGCCCAGCCACTGGACGTATGCTGGCAACGACGCTGCTCCCTAGCTAGCGCGAATTTGACGGTCGTCGCTCTTCCGGATGGTTCACCGGGAACTTTGTAGCTAGATGGCGGGGTCAGAAGCGGTTGATGACGGATGATGATCGGTGTGACGGGATGCTGCAGCTTCAAACCTGCACGAAAAACACGCATCCAACGACAAGTTGGAATTAGGGCACGCACTGCACTGGCCACCATTTGCACCTTACCTTAATTCGGGAATACCGACTCTAAACCACTGCTTCGATATGCGGGAAGCCACTTAACTTGTACGAGTTAGAACTGGGAAGGGAAAACTAATTACTGGCAAAACTGATATAGAGAATCTCACGATTTTTATCTTTTACCTATAAAACCACACCGAGGCGCgagaaaaaaactaaaccactcctgcctcttccacgatccagaacaaagtgaaaaatcagatctttggagtcctcagtttaaagcatgagtcatatcttcgtgatcggaactacgcaatcgttcacgaaattacgcaagtttccccgaagcctttttttgtatacggcttcaatttcttttgaatatccTCAGACCTCGATCCTCTACCACCAAATCTCGGGTGCTGCCGACTGGCTTTCAAAACCCAGAGACAAACAGTTTCCCCTCCACTATAGCTTATTCTGCGGTTAAAGGTCGCAGAAAGGGTTATCTCAAAAGCAGGGCGACGCCTGCGTCGCGACCACCCGCCAAAAGTAACTCGGCTCCAACCACGGCTGGATCCGGTGGGTGCTCAACCACTCATCTAACAGTTCATTCGAAGGAACTCCAACCAATCACTCACTCTCATTcacatttcgggagaaattacagaagcttttacccatgctgagcggaccagttattcgaggggccgctcgattttatttacattcatatcgtagtactacaatagagatgcgcgaagactgaagttaaaagttcca encodes:
- the LOC131682039 gene encoding estradiol 17-beta-dehydrogenase 11-like, giving the protein MPTSMSSSLDAQSRPYIPADPLSPPRLAERVLIVLQALFDLSIVFLRSIPLWIEVIVETFSPPPPKNISGQTALVTGGANGIGKAIATELAKEGCNVVIVDLDLTNGEKTALELRRYNVTTVSYKFDVAEYEQVRHLIRSVEQDIGPVDILVNNAGILPFLSTEENHPSGIKRMMDVNVLAGFWTVEQFLPSMIRRRKGHIVAIASASAYTPVGWMKTYVTSKYAVRGYMEALDEELYLKGQSDLIKTTTVFPFIINTRKQLMERMGRMPGVASMPKFSTEETARAVVNAIKTNKRKVVVPERVKAWQLSFYEHIPIKIRRMMDSTVLKGRPVVLD